TACCATATCAGCTAGACGATCCCACTGAGCATCTGTTGTAGATTCAAACTGAGTCTTCCATCTTTGCTCATCCTCTATCTCAGGAAGGAGACGAGTAGCGATCGCATCCTGTTCGTCAAGAGGTAGAGTTCTCAGTTGCGCGATGTCTACGACGGGCTACGCCTACGCACGCTCAAGTAACTCAGTCATGGCTACCACACTCTTATAACGTAAATGGCATCTTATCCATTATCGCTTCTTGGTGATATTCTTGAACACTAATTAGGCGAATATTAATCAGCATAAGATTCACGTTAACGCCCCAACATTTTATCCCGCAAATGTTTAATGCGATCGCGCAATTTCCCCGCCTCTTCAAATTCCAGTTTTTTCGCCGCTTCTTTCATCTGCGCTTCCAACAAAGTAATCAACCCTGGAATCTGTTCTAATGGCAGTTCATCTAGATGTTCATCTACTATTTTCAAGTCAGTTGCATTTAACCGCCGAGATACATTTAAAAAAGCCAAAATCGCATTACTTGATTTTTTCACAATTGGTTGCGGTGTAATTCCATGCAGTCGATTATGTGCCGTTTGAATCCCACGCCGCCTATCTGTTTCATCAATAGCTTTAATCATGCTACCTGTCATGTTATCGGCATACAAAATTGCTTGTCCCTGGACGTGACGCGCGGCTCTACCAATAGTTTGAATTAAGGAACGCTCGGTTCGCAAGAAACCTTCTTTATCTGCATCCATAATTGCTACTAATGAAACTTCGGGTAAATCTAAACCTTCCCGCAGCAAGTTCACACCAACTAAAACATCAAATTTACCTTCGCGCAAGTTTTGCAAAATCTCAATCCGCTCAATAGAAGTAATCTCGGAATGTAAATACCGTACCCTGATACCGTGGTCTTGCAAATATTCGGTTAAATCTTCCGCCATCCGCTTAGTTAATGTGGTAATTAACACTCGTTCATGGCGGTCGGCTCTATCTTTAATTTCTCCTAATAAATCATCAATTTGTCCTTCTGTAGGACGCACAGAAATTTCTGGATCGACCACTCCAGTTGGTCGAATTACTTGCTCAACTACGTGTTCTTGAGAAACTTCTATTTCCCAATTTCCGGGAGTTGCAGAAACAAAGATACACTGATTTACTTTTTGCCAAAATTCCTCGGCTTTTAAAGGACGATTATCAGCAGCACTAGGAAGACGAAATCCATGATCGATTAAAACTTTTTTTCTCGCTTGATCGCCGTTATACATCCCGCGAATTTGGGGTACAGTAACGTGAGATTCATCGATAATTAATAGCCAATCTTTGGGAAAATAATCAATTAAACATTCTGGTGGATCTCCAGCTTGTCTTCCTGCTAAGTGACGGGAATAGTTCTCAACGCCATTACAGTAACCGACTTCGCGCAGCATTTCTAAATCATAGCGTGTACGTTGATCTATGCGTTGCGCTTCTAATAATTTGCCAGCTTGTTCTAAGTCTAGTTTTTGCTGTTTTAACTCGGCTGCAATGTCATGACAAGCTACTTCTAACCGTTCTTCTGGGGTGACAAAGTGACGTGCAGGGTAAACATTCACCGCTTCCAAACTCTTGAGAATTTCCCCTGTCACCGGATCAATATAACGAATCGCGTCTATTTCATCACCAAAGAATTCGACGCGAATAATTCGGTCTTCATAAGCTGGGCCAATTTCTAAGACATCACCCCGGACGCGGAATTTTCCCCGACCCATTTCTATGTCGTTGCGGCTATATTGAACATTTGCCAAATCTCGTAAAATTTGGCGTTGATTTACTTCCATACCTATCTGAAGAGGGATGGCAGCTTTCAGATATTCTGCTGGCATTCCTAAACCGTAGATGCAGCTGATGGAAGCAACGACAATGACATCACGGCGTTCAAACAGCGATCGCGTCGCCGAATGCCGTAACATATCAATTTCATCATTAATCGCTGCCGTTTTTTCAATATATGTATCGGTGACGGGAATATACGCTTCTGGCTGATAATAATCGTAGTAGCTGACAAAGTACTCGACTGCGTTGT
This Nostoc sp. C052 DNA region includes the following protein-coding sequences:
- the uvrB gene encoding excinuclease ABC subunit UvrB, which encodes MTEFCLQAPFSPTGDQPEAIAQLTASIQSGNRYQTLLGATGTGKTFSVAAVIEKIGKPTLVLAHNKTLAAQLCNELRDFFPNNAVEYFVSYYDYYQPEAYIPVTDTYIEKTAAINDEIDMLRHSATRSLFERRDVIVVASISCIYGLGMPAEYLKAAIPLQIGMEVNQRQILRDLANVQYSRNDIEMGRGKFRVRGDVLEIGPAYEDRIIRVEFFGDEIDAIRYIDPVTGEILKSLEAVNVYPARHFVTPEERLEVACHDIAAELKQQKLDLEQAGKLLEAQRIDQRTRYDLEMLREVGYCNGVENYSRHLAGRQAGDPPECLIDYFPKDWLLIIDESHVTVPQIRGMYNGDQARKKVLIDHGFRLPSAADNRPLKAEEFWQKVNQCIFVSATPGNWEIEVSQEHVVEQVIRPTGVVDPEISVRPTEGQIDDLLGEIKDRADRHERVLITTLTKRMAEDLTEYLQDHGIRVRYLHSEITSIERIEILQNLREGKFDVLVGVNLLREGLDLPEVSLVAIMDADKEGFLRTERSLIQTIGRAARHVQGQAILYADNMTGSMIKAIDETDRRRGIQTAHNRLHGITPQPIVKKSSNAILAFLNVSRRLNATDLKIVDEHLDELPLEQIPGLITLLEAQMKEAAKKLEFEEAGKLRDRIKHLRDKMLGR